From the genome of Gemella haemolysans ATCC 10379:
TGCTTTCTTAAATTTTTAAGGGCCTCTTTATTTTGTTGGAAAAACATAATTCCACGGTCTGATTCTATCGCTATATCAATATTATTTTGTTTAATCATCTCTATTGCACTAGCGATATTCTCATCAACCTTAGCTTTTCTCGTTTTTAAATCTTGTTTTTCTTCATCACTTTTTGCATTTTGATTGAAGTATTCTAATATACCATATACTTCAGAATGCATAACCTCTAAAATTTCTCTTAAAGATTCTTTTTTAAAGTTATGAACTTTAGAACTAGTTATTCCAGGAGGAAAACCTTTCAAACTATTAGAATAGAATAAAGTAGTTTCGTTATTAAACGTAACTTTACCATCGTCCGCTGTACCGAAGATTTTATCCTCTCCTATCGTTGAATACACTCCAGTTAAGGGTTGATCCCAAAAAGCATAAGATGGATACCCCTGAATCCCTTCTTCTCTGACATACGGTTCAGTTTTATTATACTCTGGTGTCGCAGCAATTTTTTCTCGTCTATACTTTACTGTATTAACAGTTCTCGTACCACTTCCATGAGCATATGTATCACGATCCATGACAAGAACCGTATCCCCTTCTTTAAGAGTCACATTTTCTTTCGTGAAATCTTTAGCTGCCCCTTGCCCATTTTTCCATTTCGCAACTGCATCTTCATCACTAGATACCCCGCTAGCTTCTACGAATTTTCCATAATGTCCATCTGAAGTTTCTTCAACTAAATATACCTTCCCTGTAATTTTTCCGTAGTTTATTTCTCCTAGATTGTTGTGCATCCCTTCCGGAGAAACCGGTGCTTCTACATCATTAAATTTAGTTTTTTCATAAGTCGCTTTATTAGCAGCTACTACTTCTGAGCGAATCCATTTGTATTCTTTATTGTTAGCTTGAATTATCGCTTCTTTTCCTGTATCTTCATCGATAGCAGTACCTGTTTTTTCTACAGTTGATCCACGATAATCTTTCCCATCTGTATCGTACGCAATACCTTTCTTATCATAAGGTGTCACTACAGTTCCTTCTTCTCCAGCTACTTTTTTTGAATCTTGTAGTTTTGAATTATCATCTTCTAATAGATAATTAACCGTTGCCTTAGATTTGAATTTTACAGAATCTGTACCATCCGCATCTCCTGTGTTTTGATTAGCTTTAGTCGGTTGATTATATCGTATATCAGCCACCACATCAACAGTCACTTTTTTCGCAGGATTTTGATCATCTGTAAAAGTCGTCTTAGCAGTTGATGAAACTTTTTCAAATTTACTTACAATTGTTGTTTCATTTTTCCCATCTGAACTTACATTAGCAGATGCAGTTCCACCACCAACTAACATTGCTAAACCTAAAATTGTTATTGCTCCAATTAATTTCGAATCTGTTCTACCATTTTTATACTTTCTTAGAGAAAATTTCTCTTTTTTAATATTTTTAAACATTATTTCCCTCTCTATTATTTTATTACTTCTCTTTATTATATCTTTCTTACTATAAGAAATCACTAAATTTAATATCTAAATAATTTCTAAACAGCTATATATCACGTTCTCGATTTTAACACATTAAATAGTTTTTATCAAATATTCGGCAACATTAATTCGCACTTTATAAAAAAAATATCTCCCTAAGCTTTCACTCAGGAGATATTAACTTAATATATTTTCACTTAATTTCAAATTAATGAAAATTTTGTTTCTTAAAACCTCAAAACTTCCCTATAAATTTTTATAACTTTATTTTTTTCATACATTTTCGAGAATGTCGAAGATAAATATTCTCCACTTTCCTGAAACACCTTCAACTTCTCTGTTAATTCTTCAAACGAATTAAATAGTTGGGTATTATCACAAACACCTGCATAATATCTGTGAGCTAAGTCTACATTAGAAAGCAAGCAGACTAATCCTTTTGAAGATGCTTCTACCGCAGAATTAGCAAAACATTCACTTAAAGAACAAGATAAATAACCTTCATGATTTTCATACGGTACTTTTTTTACAAATCCTGCAAATTTAACATTATCGGGTAAGTTATCCTTGGTATATCCATCAGGTAAATTACCGTAGATTGTAAGTGTACTATCAGGTGTACATCTAAATGCCTCTATCGCAACCTCACATTTTTTTATAACAGTCATATTACCAACTATACACCAATCTTTTACAGTTGTATATACTTCTCTTTTAACTTCTTCTACATAAATAGGTGGCAGGAAACTTACCTTATCCCTTCCCAATCTTTCTTCTAAAACAGGACTTGCAACAACATTAGTGCACCAAGTTTGCAAAACAAATCTCATAAATGGAGCAAGAATATTGTAGTGGGTATAAGCAAAAAGTTTTCTTCCGGTATTTTGGAAAAACTTTCGTAGTTGCAGAGGATATTCGTTAACCATATCTATAATAAATCTATCATTAACAGTTGAATTTTCCGCAAGATATTCACTTACCAATTGCCACTGCGTTAGGGTTTCATCTGTTTCTTTTATATGATACTTATGATAATTTTCAGAAACATCACCTTCTAATACTACTCCATCTTTGTCATAAAGAATAAATTTACTTTCGTTAGGTATATATTTATATAATAGTTGTGAAGTATAACATTCAACAGTACCATCATTATAGTGAACTAATCCAACATAACCTTCTTTAGTATATTCAACTTCAGAAGCCTCTTCTAAATTTCCTAGGAAATCTTTTTTGACACAAGGTTTATCCCTAGCTATATCTGACTTTTCAAAAATTACATGATAAAAATTTTTAAAACCCAGACTTTCAAGAGTTTCTACAAAATTTGGAACAAAATTATCTAGATTTGTCAAAATCATTTTTTGTTCAACACCTATTTTTTCGAAAATATTTTGACGTGCAAGTTGACTACTTTCGAATCCATAAATATTACGAGGAACCCCCTCTTTTATCGTAAATACTTTAACCATTTTCTACTCCAATACATCCTCTAATCTTAAACCGCGACTCTTCGCAAGCCTACTTCTAAAAATTATACCCCTATTATCTTCTTCAGGTAACCCATAATAGGCAGTCACTGTATTCACCAGCATCGCATTATCTTTCGTTACCATACGCGCCCATAGATGCCAATCTTCAAAACCATCATACTCAGGATCATACCCACCAGCTTCTATAACTGCAGATTTCCTATAAATTACAGTAGAATGATTAAACATATTTTTATAGGCTAACTGAAACCATAATTCCTCACCTGATAGATTATTGAAATTACCTCTTTTAATTCCACCTTGTAACTTATCTTTATCAGTATCCACTTTAGAACCGATAATATCTAACTTGTCGTTCAACTCTAATTCATTAAGAAGAAAATCTAAATGCCATGGCATCCATTCATCATCGGACTCCTGTCTTGCGATATACTTGGCAGTGGCTAACGAAATCCCTATATTAAGAGCTCTCGATATACCACCATGAAGAACTTTGTGATAAACCACTCTCTCATCATTTAAATATTTTCTACATACTTCTTCAGTCCCATCAAGAGATCCGTCATCAACAATAATCAATTGGAAATTTTTATGAGTTTGATTTAATACCGACTCAATAGCATTAGCTACAGTTTTCTCACAATTATAAACTGGCATAATAATATCTACTTCCGCATCCGATAAAGATAAATCCATCGATTCAATACCGTAATTTCTTAGAATTTCTACCTCATTGGTTGTTAAAAATGTTCTGAAACAATGAACACTCACACCAGGAATATCTTTCACAAGAAAAAGAGAAGTAGAATAAAAACCATAGACTTCTACGTTCTCATAGTTTGACAATAAATCATAAATTTCTTCTTCGAAACATTTATCAACTTGAACTGTTTCCACATTTTCTACATTAACCGAAACACGAGGATGAGCATAGTATAATACGTCTCCCAGTCTTTCCAAAGCTTTCTGCGTCAGTTTTTCTGTAATTTTTATATCTTTTTCATCTATATAATTACCAAGCGCTTGTCCTATAAAGACCTTCACTCTTTTTCCGTTAGTTGCTCTAGCGAAATTATTTGGTTTAGTATCGAAAGGTATTTTTATTAATTTTTCAGTTGAGAATACGGTGTTAGTGTCAAATATTGTATAGTGACCTTGAGATAAGTTTATAACCTTCTCCAGAGTTATTTCATTTGGTCCGACTACCCTATCTGTACAGCGAGTATACATATTTGGTGTAATAATCGAGGTACTGCCATCATCAAACGTATATAATCTCATAAAATTAGGATTAAAGATCATGTGAGCCACCGGATTATCTAAACTCGCTAGATAGAACTTATCAATTTTAGTATTCACTAATTTTTCCCTAAGTTCGCTAGTCCACTCTTTATTATCAATAAATAGGGTATCTTCACAAAACTCCTTCATTTTCTTAGCGTATATTTTCTGCCTATTATCATTAGACATTTTCAAATATATTCCAAAAAACTTCTCACCTGTAATCTTAGCCAACTCTTGCGCTACTAAGACTTGAAATGGTGAGGTGCAAAAAACAATATTCATACACTATACCTCTCTATTAAGCACTCTATTAGACGCTAAAACTACGCCAAAAAGCTTTTTCCTTTCATAATTATAAATATTTTATCACGTGGAAAAATTCTAGTCAAATTTACTATTTAATGCTTTTATATGCATTTTAATTCCAATTTTTTAAAACTTATACTAACACTTGACAAAAGCACCCTTGAAAATTATCAAGGGTGCTTTTTAGCCATTTATTATTAACTAGTTTGTCTTTATGATCTTATATGTTAATCTTATTTTTCTTTACGACGTCTTACCGCTGCAAGCATTCCACCAAGTGCCGCAAGTCCTAATCCTGCTAATCCAGTATTAGTTTCAGTTGCACCTGTGTTAGCTAATCTCTTAACTTGAGCATTTGCTTTTGGTTGAACTGGTTTTTGATCTTGTTTTGGTTGTGGTTTTGGATTTGCCACATAGTTGATTACTGTATCTTGACCTGGGTTTGTAGGGATATCTGGTATGATATATCCTTTAGTTGGGTCTTGTGGATCAACTGGTTTAAGTGGATTTCCATTTCCATCAACTGGAGTATATCCTGGTACGTATGGTAATACCGGTCTTTCACTTCCTGGTTTTGTTGGATCTGTTGGGTCGTTTGGATATTTAATTTGGCTTGTTGGTTGTCCTGGGATGTTTGTTACCCATGATCCTAATGGTTTGTAAACGTATGTTACTGTTGAACCATCTTTTCCAATCTTACCTTTAGCTTCTCCATCTACACGAACAAGCACATAACCTGGAATCACTTTTCCACTTGTAGTGTACTCATCTCCTTCTTTTCCTTCTGTTGTTTCTGCAGGAATTAAGTCTTTTCCATTTTCATCTACATACTTAACCACTAAGTTTGCTTTGTTTGCTACGTAGTTAATTACTGTATCTTCACTTGGATCTGTTGGGATGTTTGGTACTACATATCCTTTTGTTGGATCTTGTTGGATCTACTGGTTTAAGTGGGTTTCCATCTTTATCAACTGGAGTAAATCCTGGTACGTATGGTAATGTTTCTGTTGGTTTACCTGGTTTTGTTGGATCTGTTGGATCGTTTGGATATTTGATTGGACTTGTTGGTTGTCCTGGAATGTTTGGAATCCATGAACCGATTGGTTTGTAAACATATGTTACTGTTGAACCATCTTTTCCAACTCTTACCTTTAGCTTCTCCATCTACACGAACAAGTACGTATCCGTTGATTACTTTTCCTGTTGTAGAGTACTCATCTCCTACTTTTCCTTCTGTTGTTTCTGCAGGGATTAAGTCTTTTCCATTTTCATCTACATATTTAACTACTAGGTTTGCTTTATTTGCTACGTAGTTGATTGGAGTGTCTTGACTTGGATCTGTTGGAAGATCTGGTACGATGTATCCTTTAGTTGGATCTTGTGGGTCAACTGGTTTAAGTGGGTTTCCATCTTTATCAACTGGAGTAAATCCTGGTACGTATGGTAATGTTTCTGTTGGTTTACCTGGTTTTGTTGGATCTGTTGGATCGTTTGGATATTTGATTGGGTTTGTTGGTTGTCCTGGAATGTTTGGAATCCATGAACCGATTGGTTTATATGTTACTACTTCTGTAGTATCTTTTGAATCTGCAGTTACTTTTGTAGCTGGTACAGTTGCTTTGTCAGCTAAGTATCCTTTAACTACTGGTGATTTAACTTCTGTTAAGTCTTGTGCTGGTGTCCAGTCTCCGTATGTAACTTCTCCTGTAACTAAGTTTACTTTTGCTTCACGTGTAAATTTAGCTTCTTGTGTCACTACTTTTGGTGTTCCATCTTCATTTAACACTGGAGTTCCATCTGCGTATACGTATGTGATTGTACGTGTTACTGTTTTGTTTAGATCTTTTTCTTCTAATCCAGCTGGATATTTAGGTCCTTCTGGGTTGTTTGGATCTACTGGAGTTCCTGGTGTTTTCGGTTGATCTGGTGTTACTGTAACTTCTTTCGCTTTAAGCGTTACTTTGAACTCTTGATCTGTATCTTTATCTTTATCGAACTTACCACCTTCTGGGTATGTATT
Proteins encoded in this window:
- a CDS encoding glycosyltransferase codes for the protein MVKVFTIKEGVPRNIYGFESSQLARQNIFEKIGVEQKMILTNLDNFVPNFVETLESLGFKNFYHVIFEKSDIARDKPCVKKDFLGNLEEASEVEYTKEGYVGLVHYNDGTVECYTSQLLYKYIPNESKFILYDKDGVVLEGDVSENYHKYHIKETDETLTQWQLVSEYLAENSTVNDRFIIDMVNEYPLQLRKFFQNTGRKLFAYTHYNILAPFMRFVLQTWCTNVVASPVLEERLGRDKVSFLPPIYVEEVKREVYTTVKDWCIVGNMTVIKKCEVAIEAFRCTPDSTLTIYGNLPDGYTKDNLPDNVKFAGFVKKVPYENHEGYLSCSLSECFANSAVEASSKGLVCLLSNVDLAHRYYAGVCDNTQLFNSFEELTEKLKVFQESGEYLSSTFSKMYEKNKVIKIYREVLRF
- a CDS encoding glycosyltransferase family 52, yielding MNIVFCTSPFQVLVAQELAKITGEKFFGIYLKMSNDNRQKIYAKKMKEFCEDTLFIDNKEWTSELREKLVNTKIDKFYLASLDNPVAHMIFNPNFMRLYTFDDGSTSIITPNMYTRCTDRVVGPNEITLEKVINLSQGHYTIFDTNTVFSTEKLIKIPFDTKPNNFARATNGKRVKVFIGQALGNYIDEKDIKITEKLTQKALERLGDVLYYAHPRVSVNVENVETVQVDKCFEEEIYDLLSNYENVEVYGFYSTSLFLVKDIPGVSVHCFRTFLTTNEVEILRNYGIESMDLSLSDAEVDIIMPVYNCEKTVANAIESVLNQTHKNFQLIIVDDGSLDGTEEVCRKYLNDERVVYHKVLHGGISRALNIGISLATAKYIARQESDDEWMPWHLDFLLNELELNDKLDIIGSKVDTDKDKLQGGIKRGNFNNLSGEELWFQLAYKNMFNHSTVIYRKSAVIEAGGYDPEYDGFEDWHLWARMVTKDNAMLVNTVTAYYGLPEEDNRGIIFRSRLAKSRGLRLEDVLE
- a CDS encoding MucBP domain-containing protein, which codes for MVKYVDENGKDLIPAETTEGKEGDEYTTSGKVIPGYVLVRVDGEAKGKIGKDGSTVTYVYKPLGSWVTNIPGQPTSQIKYPNDPTDPTKPGSERPVLPYVPGYTPVDGNGNPLKPVDPQDPTKGYIIPDIPTNPGQDTVINYVANPKPQPKQDQKPVQPKANAQVKRLANTGATETNTGLAGLGLAALGGMLAAVRRRKEK